Proteins encoded by one window of Cryptococcus gattii WM276 chromosome K, complete sequence:
- a CDS encoding Hypothetical protein (Similar to TIGR gene model, INSD accession AAW46143.1; CNK01810), whose product MAVPEEISDPDIYADIPEGRSGSPPKEHSPFIGFAAGICSGLQCAPSGTFNGAWDCFKKTVSKESPRALYKGASIPAISWGITDSILMGRSLHNYRAFLSAHGLGEEMPNSGQQRLSLLGHSVAGLFAGWTNATVAHPTEIIKCKLQLQLVQPEHVPRQFSGPIDVVRQTVTQQGVTGMWRGLGASFIYRSCFAAMFGSFEAFNRLFKSWDGTNWAMSAGLANFLAGGMASNAYWLTALPLDNVKNRIMTDDIKTPRYKGVYDAYRQVWNETYNGSKGLGWNVLARTKNFYRGFVPVAMRAFPTNAAALAVWEGVMRWSKA is encoded by the exons ATGGCAGTTCCCGAGGAGATCTCTGACCCAGACATCTATGCTGACATACCAGAAGGCAGGTCTGGATCTCCTCCGAAGGAACATTCACCGTTTATCGGTTTCGCAGCAGGTATCTGTTCTGG GCTACAATGTGCTCCCTCAGGAACCTTCAATGGTGCGTGGGACTGCTTCAAAAAAACAGTCAGCAAAGAA AGTCCTAGAGCTTTGTATAAGGGCGCAAGTATTCCTGCAATCTCATGGGGGATAACAGATTCCATATTAATGGGGAG AAGTCTGCACAACTATCGAGCTTTTCTCTCTGCCCATGGACTAGGGGAAGAGATGCCCAACTCTGGTCAGCAGAGATTGTCACTTTTGGGGCACAGTGTGGCCGGTCTGTTTGCTGGATGGACCAA TGCAACCGTCGCACATCCTACAGAAATAATCAAATGCAAACTCCAGCTTCAACTTGTTCAACCGGAGCATGTGCCTCGACAGTTTTCTGGTCCTATTGACGTCGTACGACAGACTGTCACCCAGCAAGGTGTGACGGGAATGTGGAGAGGACTGGGCGCGAGCTTCATCTACAGAAGTTGTTTTGCAGCGATGTTTGGAA GCTTCGAGGCATTCAATAGATTATTCAAGAGCTGGGATGGCACAAATTGGGCAATGTCAGCGGGCCTGGCCAATTTCCTCGCCGGAGGTATGGCCTCTAATGCTTATTGGTTGACAGCGCTGC CCCTCGACAACGTCAAGAACAGAATAATGA CTGACGATATCAAGACACCGCGATACAAAGGCGTATATGACGCTTACCGCCAGGTATGGAACGAGACATACAATGGCTCAAAGGGATTAGGGTGGAATGTACTGGCAAGGACCAAGAATTTCTACAGG GGTTTTGTCCCAGTAGCAATGAGAGCTTTCCCAACAAATGCGGCAGCGTTAGCCGTATGGGAGGGTGTCATGAGATGGTCCAAGGCATAA
- a CDS encoding Actin-like protein ARP5, putative (Similar to TIGR gene model, INSD accession AAW46145.1), whose protein sequence is MSGNLIDIPELRLNEEPQPVFDYHSLDGQSSAICIDNGAYSWRAGFSSSSAPYIDRINMVSRYKERKFGKNILLFGGDTDADANSRSNARSMFDGDLLIQGDMLECALDFTFCQLGIDTPQIQHPIVMTERLANPLFSRAMTSELLFELYNAPSVVFGVDSLFAFSRQGKKDGLAINLGHQATTIVPIFDGQALVNRSKRIPWGGSQASELMLKLAQLKYPSFPVKVTQSQATFMYRETCYFSTDYEEELRMLEDPAKLSAMTKVIQFPYSKTEAAEKTEEEIAAALERRKESGKRLQELQAKKRAEKLAATIAELEEYKLLLSERLTMKKADFLTRLSEDTPFDTEAQLESWIKRTEADVRKKQRRDLGLEEEPEEVPTFPLLERPDEDLTEDEVKEKKRQRLMKGAWDARMKVKEEKRKERERMEEEKRKEEEERETNLAGWAAKLKDQQDAIINRMQERKKRKAQLGDRKSAASQSRMKHIANLAAEEKTSKKRKKGEDDDGFGMDDSDWAVYRAIEGEEDSDAEEDDNNLLQSIETRLLQYDPTFTEDQTMLGRAEAKNRLINAFVRGGNSERFDPEDVRQNHQLHLNIERIRVPEVWFQPSIVGLDTAGVGEVAGWILNGFAEEERKRLMQGIFVTGGGANIPNLTPKLRHVLTPILPFRAPLKIVSSLDGVDPRIEAWRGMAQWSATEEAKQAMVSRAEYDEHGGEWLKEHRWGNVAP, encoded by the exons ATGTCTGGCAACCTTATAGACATCCCCGAGCTCCGCTTAAATGAGGAACCCCAACCAGTCTTTGACTACCACTCCCTAGACGGACAGTCTTCAGCAATCTGTATCGACAACG GCGCTTATTCATGGAGAGCTGGGTTTAGCTCAAGCTCAGCTCCCTATATTGACCGTATCAATATGGTGTCCAGATATAAAGAACGCAAATTCGGAAAGAACATCTTGTTGTTTGGCGGAGACACGGATGCCGATGCCAATTCAAGATCTAACGCCAGGTCGATGTTTGATGGAGACTTGTTAATACAGGGGGATATGCTG GAATGTGCTTTGGACTTCACATTTTGTCAATTAGGGATTGACACTCCTCAAATACAACACCCAATCGTCATGACTGAAAGGCTGGCGAATCCATTGTTCAGTAGAGCTA TGACCTCTGAGCTCCTTTTCGAACTGTATAACGCACCATCAGTAGTATTTGGTGTAGACTCGCTTTTTGCGTTCTCTCGACAAGGCAAGAAGGATGGTCTAGCAATAAATCTCGGTCATCAAGCTACGACAATTGTACCCATATTTGATGGTCAAGCCTTGGTTAATCGGTCAAAGCG TATACCATGGGGAGGCTCTCAAGCATCTGAATTGATGCTCAAACTTGCTCAGCTCAAGTATCCATCCTTTCCTGTGAAAGTAACGCAGTCCCAAGCTACA TTTATGTATCGCGAGACTTGCTATTTCTCGACCGATTACGAAGAGGAATTGAGAATGTTGGAAGACCCAGCCAAGCTTTCTGCTATGACCAAAGTCATTCAGTTCCCTTACAGCAAGACT GAGGCAGCTGAGAAAAcggaggaagagattgCTGCAGCTTTGGAACGGCGTAAAGAATCAGGAAAAAGGCTGCAAGAGTTGCaagcgaagaagagagcAGAAAAG CTTGCCGCAACCATCGCCGAACTTGAAGAGTATaagcttcttctctccGAACGGCTCACCATGAAGAAAGCCGATTTCCTTACGAGATTATCGGAAGACACTCCCTTCGACACCGAGGCCCAGTTGGAAAGTTGGATCAAACGCACAGAAGCTGACGTCCGGAAGAAGCAGCGCAGAGACCTGgggttggaagaggagcCAGAAGAAGTGCCGACGTTCCCATTACTGGAGAGGCCGGATGAGGACTTAACGGAAGACGAAgtgaaggagaagaagagacaGCGGCTCATGAAGGGCGCATGGGATGCGAGAATGAAGGTTAAAGAGGAGAAGCGGAAAGAAAGGGAGCGTATG gaagaggaaaagaggaaagaggaagaggaaagagagacGAACCTGGCCGGCTGGGCAGCAAAGTTGAAAGATCAGCAAGAC GCGATTATCAACCGTATGCAAGAACGtaagaagaggaaggcCCAACTGGGCGACAGGAAATCTGCGGCATCTCAGAGCAGAATGAAGCACATTGCCAATTTGGCCGCGGAGGAAAAAAcaagcaagaagaggaagaagggggAAG atgatgatgggTTCGGTATGGATGATTCTGACTGGGCTGTCTACCGTGCAATA gaaggagaggaggattcagatgcagaagaagacgatAATAACCTCCTTCAGTCCATCGAAACTCGTTTACTACAGTATGACCCTACCTTCACAGAAGATCAAACCATGCTAGGCAGAGCAGAAGCCAAAAACAGACTTATCAATGCTTTTGTCCGCGGGGGCAACTCGGAAAGGTTTGATCCCGAAGATGTTCGTCAAAATCATCAACTACACCTGAACATTGAAAGGATCAGAGTACCGGAGGTGTGGTTCCAGCCTAGCATTGTTGGGCTTGATACAGCGGGTGTGGGCGAAGTGGCTGGTTGGATTTTGAATGGTTTCGCcgaagaggaaaggaagaggttAATGCAG GGTATCTTTGTTACCGGCGGAGGCGCTAACATCCCCAATTTAACTCCCAAATTACGGCATGTCCTTACGCCCATCCTTCCCTTCCGGGCCCCTTTGAAGATCGTCTCTTCACTGGATGGGGTGGACCCAAGGATAGAGGCTTGGAGGGGTATGGCTCAGTGGAGTGCCACTGAGGAGGCAAAGCAGGCGATGGTCTCGAGGGCAGAGTACGATGAGCATGGTGGTGAGTGGTTGAAAGAGCATCGATGGGGCAATGTGGCTCCGTAG
- a CDS encoding uncharacterized protein (Similar to TIGR gene model, INSD accession AAW46148.1) — protein MANPIPLPTVPEDTLHYTIHLPPPEEPLTAALLVSQHVHSLLPERWLWNKDPWELKVATDGDHKLEGRMRVGDAVDDEWLVVWLLTQVSKKWPEFIISIRDTDGEFLLIEAANELPSWVSPDNANNRLWLSNSHLHLLPLSIHSPSPPHQLPDDLSFDSSIYLSETDALRAVQTGKYLAPKEVESAVWGRLKGYPEAMKTHLHQAKIYLPVDIAKALNKKPELVQKAVEAFYVRDPAQLRAASRMTHFSPSPSILSRVILTRAAYAQLQGQVFHPPRVFGPEWNVRDSLSSDAGEGTAENLENERRWRDLGVKLATGFEIMYREGGRKSRSGATDESVDRAEDKEYAVFLEGIRKAGWFGNEVEGSQKWKEREEEARKGYVNAKSVDIASQRPSFAYLVDNAIASCSLSLDQLAVSENAPDDNDDWLQISPDELDSMMLHASGQAKRSDKQDEGQGKKKDVELTEEDGRALGDLAKKVQEFVGGQGDLQGARFVDELSDEDMDSDSDSDDEGLQAHKDKLEAEKQARMDSLVPTLPASDWGRKVHPSEQSHQPPVATNQLVGSSNADAKKIDPLEFIPSKMRPLRFAKQEFDGVVSDSESDSESDFPVEGTWGRKVAQMKWSEFPPVDSEDNQQARVEEIEEDDEDDQQRKAKLRLGEDIDLEGEMQRRVWGGGEEDGDEDEDMAAEGEEELDVDMENETEEFLKFSREALGINDEMWEGILGDRRARGAFVPQLSGKTKPKDELPAKLQPQSSTSKRVQFAEAKVPSKSDLQPSSSIQSADQSNTSLDSFETVMRAMDEALARSRSEPSTSQPSQSRSSNKSNKKSTSSANPLPLISQTDDVDLDAFSEDDIAAMDRELRSVLKGAGIDPDDSDDDIEEVGELDFDQKREYEMMRNFLESFKSQGGESGVVGNLFGRLSEKH, from the exons ATGGCGAATCCCATTCCCCTCCCCACAGTCCCAGAGGACACTCTTCATTATACTATACATCTTCCTCCGCCGGAAGAACCCCTCACTGCAGCTCTCCTCGTTTCTCAGCACGTCCACTCCCTTCTTCCGGAACGCTGGCTATGGAACAAAGATCCATGGGAGCTCAAAGTGGCCACAGATGGCGATCACAAACTAGAAGGAAGGATGAGAGTAGGGGACGCGGTAGATGATGAGTGGCTGGTGGTATGGCTCCTTACTCAGGTCTCCAAAAAGTGGCCAGAATTTATCATTAG TATAAGGGACACGGATGGGGAATTTCTGCTAATTGAAGCGGCGAATGAGCTTCCTTCTTGGGTATCACCCGATAATGCCAATAATAGA TTGTGGCTCTCAAACAGTCACCTTCACCTCCTTCCACTAAGCATACATTCCCCTTCACCTCCACATCAGCTCCCCGATGATCTCTCATTTGACTCTTCGATTTACCTCTCTGAGACTGATGCTCTCCGGGCTGTACAGACTGGCAAGTACCTTGCTCCCAAAGAGGTTGAAAGCGCTGTATGGGGAAGATTAAAGGGTTATCCGGAAGCTATGAAAACCCATCTTCATCAGGCCAAAATCTATCTACCCGTTGACATCGCCAAAGCCCTCAATAAAAAACCCGAATTGGTCCAGAAGGCTGTAGAAGCTTTCTACGTTCGGGATCCTGCGCAACTTCGT GCCGCTTCACGGATGACTCACTTCTCACCTTCCCCTTCAATCCTTAGTCGAGTCATTCTCACTCGCGCTGCTTACGCCCAGCTGCAAGGGCAAGTTTTCCATCCACCCAGAGTCTTTGGCCCTGAATGGAATGTCCGCGATTCCCTCTCCTCGGACGCCGGCGAAGGAACTGCAGAGAATCTTGAGAATGAGCGGCGGTGGAGAGATCTAGGTGTTAAACTTGCCACTGGTTTTGAAATTATGTACCGTGAAGGCGGGAGAAAGTCGCGTTCGGGAGCGACTGACGAGTCAGTAGATAGAGCCGAGGATAAAGAATACGCAGTTTTCTTGGAGGGAATTAGGAAGGCTGGATGGTTTGGAAACGAGGTGGAAGGTAGTCAAaagtggaaagagagagaagaagaggcaagGAAGGGTTATGTCAATGCCAAATCTGTGGA CATTGCATCTCAAAGACCTTCATTCGCCTACCTAGTAGACAACGCGATTGCTTCATGCTCATTGTCTCTCGATCAACTTGCCGTTTCAGAAAATGCCCCGGACGATAATGACGATTGGCTGCAAATTTCTCCTGACGAGCTTGATTCGATGATGTTGCATGCCTCAGGTCAGGCAAAACGATCAGATAAGCAGGACGAAGGGcaagggaaaaagaaagacGTAGAACTCACTGAAGAGGACGGAAGGGCTCTAGGCGATTTAGCGAAGAAGGTACAAGAGTTTGTTGGGGGTCAAGGTGATCTCCAGGGCGCCCGATTCGTCGA CGAGTTGTCTGACGAAGACATGGATTCTGACTCTGACTCTGACGACGAAGGCTTGCAAGCTCATAAAGACAAACTTGAGGCCGAGAAACAAGCGAGAATGGATAGTCTCGTCCCAACTCTTCCAGCTTCCGATTGGGGACGAAAAGTTCATCCCTCCGAACAATCCCATCAACCGCCGGTAGCAACAAATCAATTGGTAGGGTCTTCAAATGCGGACGCGAAGAAGATTGACCCGCTCGAGTTCATCCCTTCTAAAATGCGTCCTCTTCGTTTTGCTAAACAAGAATTCGATGGTGTCGTCTCCGATTCCGAATCTGACTCCGAGTCGGATTTTCCTGTTGAAGGTACATGGGGGAGAAAGGTTGCGCAGATGAAGTGGAGTGAATTTCCACCTGTGGATTCTGAGGATAACCAACAGGCGAGGGTCGAAGAGAttgaggaggatgatgaggatgatcAACAGCGTAAAGCAAAATTGCGGCTGGGCGAGGATATTGATTTGGAAGGGGAGATGCAGAGGCGCGTATGGggtggtggagaagaggacggggatgaagatgaggacATGGCTGctgaaggagaagaagagttggaTGTGGATATGGAGAATGAGACGGAGGAGTTTCTCAAGTTTTCGAGGGAGGCTTTGGGGATCAATGATGAGATGTGGGAAGGTATTTTAGGCGATCGTCGAGCCAGAGGAG CCTTTGTTCCCCAACTGTCTGGCAAAACGAAGCCTAAAGACGAACTGCCGGCGAAACTCCAGCCACAAAGTTCCACGAGCAAAAGAGTCCAGTTTGCCGAGGCCAAAGTTCCCTCCAAATCAGATTTGCAACCATCAAGCTCTATCCAATCGGCTGATCAATCGAACACATCTTTAGATTCTTTTGAGACTGTCATGCGTGCTATGGATGAAGCCCTCGCCCGCTCCCGAAGCGAACCTTCCACCTCTCAACCAAGCCAGTCCAGGTCATCCAACAAATCGAACAAGAAATCGACTTCCTCCGCCAACCCTTTACCGCTGATCTCGCAGACCGATGACGTTGATCTTGATGCATTCTCAGAGGACGACATTGCAGCGATGGATCGCGAATTGCGTTCTGTCTTGAAAGGTGCGGGTATTGACCCAGATGACTCGGACGATGATATTGAAGAGGTCGGCGAGCTTGACTTTGATCAAAAGAGAGAGTAtgagatgatgaggaaTTTCTTAGAAAGTTTCAAATCTCAAGGAGGGGAAAGCGGCGTTGTGGGGAATCTTTTTGGGCGATTATCAGAAAAGCATTGA
- a CDS encoding Exocyst protein, putative (Similar to TIGR gene model, INSD accession AAW46146.1) — protein MSSVPRISPQDDVRAHITASLCAQRAPDGTPEETLITFLKVYEEDPAGGTKSRYLILAVQRTGRVFIHKAKRNSNLSFSKGKTWYLEDVRVLEVMGPSDFALTMTTRRYHWTTERPKDQAAFLTSVVKVYKEYTHGRLPELINFAPPSSQPRPPSQQQVPPDTDLNEPFPLPRVGNTDLTPPQPFGRSYRANSSSSVNSSQTLGSHYQPSYSESSRGRPSQDDDHTARRPSTGDGRAAMPPRAVGPGNGVGMGPPPAQRKMSDDKAERIGPSALRNVSAASEYEPGAAGDASLRMKKSESDMGAIAETETERSVSAGDGGKANQSNRIPSAPVIREPSPPQQSTSTPQASEKVKPKPAPPTITTTDLSVPSPGLTTSATFSSSPVSATRPSRRASFHPPPLDTTISRDVLLQSRTGLLPGAAGMTIDASEGDDGVLKNVEEMLEGFDWGMIAGGLGVSGEGRKKGADVIENRLLDELTALDSAIIHAFLESDDRTAQVLAHIDEALMELDDIDLQTTGYRMQLNAVSDDISYIESQGKGLQVQTSNQQVLLNELRQLLQIVEVPADDLHTLIKEPPSSEQGVKALERAAASLYKALQAGMDTANAEVAATIARMQEYREQSSKFCKRMSDYLDITFQYQADSTLADFRKNFKKTMALESHQKMCEKLMIYTGLVLYIKEMDDARYQKLCSDYMSRVSQLHQSEMRELLTYLASLNVSFGDAGADAAFSSAPGANYAKPSALQKSKTAIGFGLGNQPKQEKRTDNNTGRAAELYRQAFTQIIRQIVVEENFINAFLRPVDTESTFADYMELDSYFRRQAARHASRARSAGMIQLLRSMMDLIFGFVEVELKNWVEATVEKVPVAIVGIIAVTERLAKEAEEENTSIFFAQLFDKQLLKQRLVMDMFVNKQVKSIEAAKTIIRRRKGIAFFVKHFPIFVERVEQQMDGNGDLPIRIKVNEAYERVITSVFGSLEQLAKMERAETQANEDKGQLNYHVIMIENLHYFIEDVSQIKSTAMAGFLQRAKSLYEENMSMYIKLMLRRTFARFIDFFDGVDRLLQSTPANEVSLHHSYSRSALKKVLKDHGAKDMRKAVETMSRRVDKHFADDEEPSTSTANMALIGMVWKELTQQFAKETLRAQGIVAKSYGDSGLGLEFSAADVEATCKKMK, from the exons ATGTCCTCGGTACCCCGTATATCCCCTCAAGATGACGTCCGCGCCCACATTACGGCATCTCTCTGCGCGCAGCGCGCACCAGATGGCACCCCTGAGGAAACACTCATCACTTTCCTCAAGGTGTACGAGGAGGATCCAGCCGGCGGAACGAAGTCCAGATATTTGATACTCGCGG TACAAAGAACAGGCAGGGTGTTTATCCACAAGGCCAAGAGAAATAGTAATCTGTCTTTCTCAAAAGGCAAGACATGGTACTTGGAGGATGTTCGCGTGTTGGAAGTTATGGGG CCGTCAGATTTTGCCCTGACGATGACTACACGGCGCTACCACTGGACGACTGAACGCCCCAAAGATCAAGCGGCATTTCTTACTTCTGTGGTCAAGGTCTACAAGGAGTACACTCATGGTCGTCTGCCAGAACTGATCAATTTTGCTCCTCCTTCAAGTCAACCTCGGCCACCATCTCAACAGCAAGTTCCTCCCGACACGGACCTCAATGAAC CCTTTCCCCTCCCCCGAGTAGGGAATACCGACCTTACACCCCCTCAACCATTTGGACGCTCATATCGTGCAAATTCTTCCTCATCAGTCAACTCTTCACAAACGTTAGGCAGCCATTACCAGCCTTCATATTCTGAATCATCTCGTGGACGACCTTCCCAGGATGACGACCATACAGCAAGGAGACCTTCTACgggagatggaagagcAGCGATGCCTCCAAGAGCTGTGGGACCTGGGAATGGTGTGGGAATGGGCCCGCCTCCGGCGCAGAGAAAAATGTCCGATGATAAAGCAGAGAGGATCGGTCCGAGTGCTCTTCGGAACGTATCAGCCGCCTCTGAATATGAACCAGGAGCTGCAGGTGACGCAAGTTTGAGGATGAAAAAGTCTGAGAGTGACATGGGTGCCATTGCGGAGACGGAGACGGAAAGATCAGTATCAGCAGGAGATGGCGGGAAAGCAAACCAAAGTAATAGAATACCCTCAGCCCCTGTCATCCGAGAACCTTCACCGCCTCAACAATCTACATCCACTCCCCAAGCATCAGAAAAAGTAAAGCCGAAACCTGCTCCTCCGACCATCACCACTACGGACCTCTCAGTACCTTCTCCTGGACTCACCACATCTGCCaccttttcttcttccccagTGAGCGCCACCCGACCATCTCGTCGAGCCTCTTTTCATCCCCCTCCACTCGACACTACTATCTCCCGTGACGTACTTCTCCAATCACGTACAGGGCTCCTACCAGGAGCTGCGGGTATGACAATAGATGCATCAGAAGGGGATGATGGGGTGTTGAAGAATGTGGAGGAAATGTTGGAAGGATTTGATTGGGGGATGATTGCTGGTGGTCTTGGTGTAAGCGGGGaagggagaaagaaggggGCAGACGTGATTGAGAATCGGCTATTGGATGAACTAACTGCTCTGGATTCT GCCATTATCCATGCTTTCTTGGAATCTGATGATAGAACAGCTCAAGTTTTGGCTCATATCGACGAAGCGCTCATGGAGCTGGATGACATTGACTTGCAGACCACTGGATATCGAATGCAGCTCAAT GCTGTATCTGATGACATCTCTTACATCGAATCTCAAGGAAAAGGTCTCCAGGTTCAGACATCCAACCAACAGGTCCTTCTGAACGAACTTCGTCAGCTTTTG CAAATTGTCGAAGTACCTGCCGATGATCTGCATACTCTAATTAAAGAGCCTCCTTCTTCTGAACAAGGTGTCAAGGCGCTTGAACGGGCTGCGGCGTCCCTATACAAGGCCTTACAAGCTGGTATGGATACTG CCAATGCGGAAGTGGCCGCTACTATTGCGAGGATGCAAGAGTACCGTGAGCAGAGCTCGAAGTTTTGTAAACGAATGTCCGATTATCTTGATATCACTTTCCAGTATCAG GCCGATTCCACTCTTGCAGACTTCCGTAAAAACTTCAAAAAAACCATGGCCCTGGAATCTCATCAAAAGATGTGCGAGAAGTTGATGATATATACTGGCCTGGTGCTCTATATCAAAGAGATGGACGATGCGCGATATCAGAAACTCTGTTCG GACTATATGTCAAGAGTCAGTCAGTTGCATCAGTCGGAGATGAGGGAGCTTTTGACGTACTTGGCATCGCTCAACGTTAGTTTCGGCGATGCTGGTGCGGATGCTG CCTTTTCTAGCGCCCCCGGTGCAAATTACGCGAAACCGTCTGCTCTGCAAAAGTCCAAGACGGCTATTGGGTTTGGTCTCGGTAATCAACCCAAGCAAGAAAAACGCACAGATAACAATACCGGTCGTGCCGCCGAG CTTTACCGCCAAGCCTTTACACAGATCATCAGGCAAATCGTAGTCGAAGAGAATTTTATCAATGCTTTTCTCCGCCCTGTTGATACTGAGTCTACCTTTGCGGATTACATGGAGCTTGACTCTTACTTCCGAAGACAAGCAGCTAGACATGCCAGCAGAGCAAGGTCAGCGGGGATGATACAGTTGTTGAGATCGATGATGGATCTGATTTTTGGATTTGTGGAGGTGGAATTGAAGAACTGGGTGGAAGCGACGGTGGAGAAGGTTCCTGT CGCCATTGTGGGGATTATTGCCGTCACAGAGAGATTAGCAAaggaagcagaggaagaaaacaCTTCCATATTCTTTGCACAGCTCTTTGATAAGCAGCTACTAAAACAAAGATTAGTTATGGATATGTTTGTT AACAAGCAGGTCAAATCAATCGAAGCTGCCAAGACGATTATCAGAAGACGCAAAGGTATCGCATTTTTTGTCAAGCATTTCCCCATCTTTGTGGAAAGAGTAGAGCAACAAATGGATGGCAACGGCGACCTGCCCATTCGAATCAAGGTGAACGAGGCGTATGAAAGGGTGATAACCTCGGTGTTTGGGTCACTCGAGCAGCTGGcaaagatggaaagggCGGAGACGCAAGCAAACGAAGACAAGGGACAGCTAAACTACCATGTCATCATGATAG AAAACCTGCACTACTTCATCGAGGATGTTTCGCAGATTAAGTCAACGGCGATGGCTGGCTTTTTGCAACGTGCCAAGTCACTCTACGAAGAGAACATGTCGATGTACATCAAGCTCATGTTACGGCGCACCTTTGCTCGATTCATC GACTTTTTCGATGGCGTTGATCGCCTGCTTCAAAGTACCCCTGCCAACGAAGTGTCACTTCATCATTCTTACAGTCGCTCGGCTCTTAAAAAGGTACTCAAGGACCATGGAGCCAAGGATATGAGAAAGGCTGTGGAGACCATGTCCAGACGAGTCGATAAGCACTTTGCAGATGACGAAGAACCAAGTACATCTACTGCCAATATGGCACTCATTGGTATGGTGTGGAAGGAGTTGACACAACAGTTCGCGAAAGAGACCTTAAGGGCGCAAGGGATTGTTGCGAAGAGCTATGGGGACTCTGGACTAGGACTTGAATTTAGCGCTGCGGATGTCGAGGCTACGTGCAAGAAGATGAAATAG
- a CDS encoding Hypothetical protein (Similar to TIGR gene model, INSD accession AAW46147.1; CNK01850) has product MSFPQPSNDTASQHISSSAAPSTPHPIATAVEKHDSSPGRESEASFAISASTSQLTDENMLSGNAIMLFTPPIILQKGIFRGKQMRFALTVEQEPVLGRRKTEKDRRPLGPAPIVRLRAVECRSTDDDAKVIEEEVDAGTLDAVSIVCAADLCAPMTSRHSIIRETPGTKSFPESGHRPHGKQGTSSVNFSGVTNSEQVSQGPSTLGQKAKGQAAISEADTMPSSSLGDVLLTNEVVREEKSAKRWKRRKSSDEMSSGSATETVRARRGGAGPGAAIPERNLYGSLHVGGVKVPDLEGKMGVWFLFTDLCVKQEGSYSLRFRCYDITAVEQGGSPVAQLAECRSQPFRVYSPRQIPMLPKLTELAEHFTRLGFKLNTRKNDKTAEFPPPPPPPAHPPAHATVSNTDSRPQPCPVQPLDPASYISSSSSMSNSETAIKSTSTGQSTSFMTDSTSKSSYSMEEYGESGAKETSTGQLAADIGEQRGK; this is encoded by the exons ATGTCATTTCCACAACCCTCAAACGACACTGCGAGCCAGCACATTTCCTCTTCGGCAGCTCCGTCCACTCCACATCCCATCGCCACCGCCGTGGAGAAGCATGATAGTTCACCTGGGCGGGAGTCAGAAGCTTCATTCGCAATCTCCGCTTCCACTTCTCAGCTGACTGATGAAAATATGCTCTCCGGTAATGCAATAATGCTATTCACCCCACCAATCATTCTGCAAAAGGGCATTTTCAGAGGCAAACAGATGCG ATTCGCCCTTACTGTTGAACAAGAGCCTGTATTAGGTAGGCGGAAGACCGAAAAAGACAGACGACCGTTGGGACCTGCGCCCATCGTTCGACTTCGAGCCGTGGAGTGCCGGTCAACAGACGATGATGCGAAGGTAATCGAAGAAGAGGTCGATGCAGG GACTCTTGACGCTGTTAGCATTGTTTGCGCTGCCGATTTGTGTGCCCCTATGACATCCCGGCATTCCATTATCAGAGAAACACCTGGAACTAAATCGTTTCCCGAATCAGGGCATCGGCCGCACGGCAAACAAGGTACATCATCGGTCAATTTTTCGGGGGTTACAAATAGCGAGCAAGTTAGTCAAGGCCCATCGACGCTGGGGCAGAAGGCGAAAGGTCAGGCTGCTATTTCGGAGGCTGATACAATGCCTTCCTCGTCGCTTGGAGACGTCCTACTAACTAATGAAGTTGTGCGCGAAGAAAAATCCGCGAAAAGGTGGAAACGACGGAAGTCATCAGACGAAATGTCGTCTGGCTCCGCGACAGAGACTGTGAGGGCACGTCGAGGAGGAGCTGGGCCTGGAGCGGCAATACCGGAAAGGAATTTGTATGGCAGTCTGCATGTCGGAGGGGTCAAAGTGCCTGATCTGGAAGGAAAGATGGGGGTGTGGTTCTTATTTACG GACCTCTGTGTAAAGCAAGAAGGGAGTTATTCTTTGAGGTTCAGATGTTATGACATAACAGCCGTGGAACAAGGAGGATCGCCGGTGGCCCAATTGGCAGAATGTAGAAGTCAACCATTCCGCGTCTACTCGCCTCGACA GATTCCCATGTTACCAAAGCTTACTGAATTAGCGGAGCATTTTACGAGATTAGGGTTCAAGCTGAATACGCGAAAA AACGACAAAACTGCAGAATTCCCtccgccaccaccacctccagCACATCCCCCTGCCCACGCCACAGTTTCAAATACAGATTCCCGCCCTCAACCTTGTCCCGTTCAGCCTCTCGATCCCGCCTCCTACATatcgtcatcttcatcaaTGTCCAATTCCGAAACAGCTATAAAAAGCACAAGCACCGGTCAGAGTACATCGTTCATGACCGACAGTACGTCGAAAAGTTCATACAGCATGGAGGAGTATGGCGAATCTGGTGCAAAAGAAACTTCGACTGGGCAGCTTGCAGCGGACATCGGTGAGCAGCGAGGAAAATAG